The following are from one region of the Capsicum annuum cultivar UCD-10X-F1 chromosome 1, UCD10Xv1.1, whole genome shotgun sequence genome:
- the LOC107853920 gene encoding 60S ribosomal protein L2, mitochondrial isoform X1 yields MALWRARMASSSLLRNVISRSFSTSPFEAMVSKMKPSKELESMMEQFSLDISSQIGSCMPLGMMRIGTLIHNIEIRPGQGGKLVRAAGTSAKILTEPSASTKFCEVKLPSGVKKLVDVKCRATIGQVSNPEHGTKKLRKAGQSRWLGRRPTVRGVAMNPVDHPHGGGEGRSKSSGSHGRVSLTPWGKPTKSGYKTGPLKRKK; encoded by the exons atggcTCTTTGGAGAGCGAGAATGGCTTCTTCGTCCCTACTTCGCAATGTCATCAGTCGCTCTTTCTCTACCA GTCCATTTGAAGCAATGGTGTCGAAAATGAAGCCATCAAAGGAACTAGAATCAATGATGGAACAATTTTCACTGGACATAAGTTCCCAAATTGGAAGTTGTATGCCATTAGGTATGATGAGAATCGGAACCCTAATTCACAACATCGAGATCCGACCCGGACAAGGCGGTAAGTTGGTTAGAGCAGCTGGTACATCTGCAAAAATACTTACGGAGCCAAGTGCATCGACAAAGTTTTGTGAAGTGAAGTTGCCATCAGGTGTGAAGAAATTGGTTGATGTTAAATGTAGGGCGACGATAGGACAAGTGTCGAATCCAGAGCATGGGACGAAGAAGTTGAGGAAGGCGGGGCAGAGCAGGTGGCTGGGAAGGAGACCAACAGTTAGGGGGGTGGCGATGAATCCTGTTGATCATCCACATGGTGGTGGTGAAGGGAGGAGTAAGAGTAGTGGAAGTCATGGAAGGGTTTCGTTGACACCTTGGGGGAAACCTACTAAGAGTGGGTATAAAACTGGGCCACTTAAGAGGAAAAAGTAG
- the LOC107853920 gene encoding 60S ribosomal protein L2, mitochondrial isoform X2, with translation MVSKMKPSKELESMMEQFSLDISSQIGSCMPLGMMRIGTLIHNIEIRPGQGGKLVRAAGTSAKILTEPSASTKFCEVKLPSGVKKLVDVKCRATIGQVSNPEHGTKKLRKAGQSRWLGRRPTVRGVAMNPVDHPHGGGEGRSKSSGSHGRVSLTPWGKPTKSGYKTGPLKRKK, from the coding sequence ATGGTGTCGAAAATGAAGCCATCAAAGGAACTAGAATCAATGATGGAACAATTTTCACTGGACATAAGTTCCCAAATTGGAAGTTGTATGCCATTAGGTATGATGAGAATCGGAACCCTAATTCACAACATCGAGATCCGACCCGGACAAGGCGGTAAGTTGGTTAGAGCAGCTGGTACATCTGCAAAAATACTTACGGAGCCAAGTGCATCGACAAAGTTTTGTGAAGTGAAGTTGCCATCAGGTGTGAAGAAATTGGTTGATGTTAAATGTAGGGCGACGATAGGACAAGTGTCGAATCCAGAGCATGGGACGAAGAAGTTGAGGAAGGCGGGGCAGAGCAGGTGGCTGGGAAGGAGACCAACAGTTAGGGGGGTGGCGATGAATCCTGTTGATCATCCACATGGTGGTGGTGAAGGGAGGAGTAAGAGTAGTGGAAGTCATGGAAGGGTTTCGTTGACACCTTGGGGGAAACCTACTAAGAGTGGGTATAAAACTGGGCCACTTAAGAGGAAAAAGTAG